The Hemibagrus wyckioides isolate EC202008001 linkage group LG25, SWU_Hwy_1.0, whole genome shotgun sequence genome has a segment encoding these proteins:
- the magl gene encoding MAX gene-associated protein isoform X1, protein MEGDGTELTLEKERLTEEACLISTPHLVSLVLKPGEIGKCGRNQTNQQVTLSPITLTQSSTQESHTGSGIKVTLENESVWSRFHSLGTEMILTKQGRRMFPCCRFRLSGLDPQRKYFLVMDIMPLDDFTYKWNGKSWEPVAVDEPHVQGQICVHPESPALGQQWMDSPVSFYKVKLTNDSTDQDGCVLLRAMHRYLPRLRIVPFDPDSGGTIVLDSPKVKIFSFPQTEFYAVTSYQNPQITQLKIDCNPFAMAFREDSQSIRLLQDKLKPCSSVGSHFRSPFLSLARNLSGKRKEGAVKSTISTCIQNNRKRGLSAETETRKEGDGILTKMKNAILSSSNDTDCSENDRGNETGVYKCPAEPVLNEHVAPLEFETSVTVPLEEPLPSADEPVPPISSTENSKSSESFEHDVSSHIGCKDSDSPTESSMSAPSPQTPGQIKSAAASMPGPPFLNGSQVHERKPGHLFRLRRFQRRRKAKSKRWSKTKYTKPPPAVVPPSVPLHPDLEDVEGMLFVSFVAKEALNTPVENKKESESSMPSPSPTHGPSDNHEAEDVNLSVTERIAKLEEILLLHLKQQKHRQVIHPCLQDVGMKLSLLDPKLPIDLQYLGVHLPLSPPLHEGLDKMNPMSLSPSPDGAGCFVSRTGKTNDPTKIKGWRDKFKTNTVQSATEGLKNSSAFCSEMLDAYLENEAQQISDRVAVFSKCSASPVSYQLPSKSSSYVVTLDSLLKARSASSKKDCSKPTDKIPPRSPLRGSPNTAVPLSSAGSHYRLRGNREREREFTPSFQAHQHAVSSLQSSKSRRFVSRGGMKKQPGRWNSSAETARHISSVQSPTIPVKVKNKVLLQEFEKEAMFDGKVRTHITTERAKFALTAVLNFKKSGKRPRYNMHHKNENACPEDFCCLGCVCDSLHREVRGPTHCRRVECMFECSCFKHKVLLLHPLRETASVQRGRKSAVMAFPIADPEREPRPPPAPSITTLWKRKTGEHDPEPIFIPAPPRSSKNVSHLHTSLNYSSNQVREEDKDPVYLYFESMMTCARVREYNSNPPPQIHMFPSKKEMTEDEELNEIAEASNLASSQITSETNPTESPAKPKPTKLLEILSECNWEPHRSLVLNTLFRRMNSNLLSEPFCFGMYKIQLLSTIIKGEDRSSTITYKVCISRADEKEMTDDLQPPVKKTMKKQRVKGVETKVSKTCETQAQRATEDTDSRRMSSALEEEQQKNLLSKRLLRSLPFLTHAATVGCLTAYKKKPGGPSHGLIKVNGKSYAKAKVLLGQLGALHPVNRFAAFVTGRLLPVGQTKDVGDVTKACPPKAPLKPSSQASAPEPNTTSKNKRSDISHMKAMKSVGPPPGKTPIVPDGTRFVLVPVTPSNSAAAPSAETVSSSTLPPGQQVVLQPVPGSNFLCQYNGQMIQLKPISTEPHVQPQPSSVSEGSTSQVLQTADNTCLPKDTRSLQMPLISTPLSKIVPKPLSEVSPKVLSLSAKSGMNIASGMSAFNLQSSFPGKTGTFSFRICPPNGGKPVRSEHGVKSPEPSADTSPTVLLPGGFTLIKLFHTAVPAVPANVTSAAFHPAEIPQNDESIRKSIVQSCSPSLEQNGQVSESISNPDLFETSNSGLSQSSMDLPSESIIKEESEEHFSESENTLSPSKYNWAPDGAVMVHTSDMDMDMDDWPPNGAERILWIDSADEEEDEIPPAVEASESKTTTTEANFSSCDEEPQVVNLCFNKKETPLIHNKDLPPKDDVCSKSAPADEQKLYLDSSISSSDQENDCDPFTNANITKQEPPFLIPIIKIDDNEPTQIFSGSHNSSEQVMFQEDCPSVHIKNEPNNTPCMDMAGNEPDMKDQGLLADNSTLRISRIETLNNQTAENTFLKHIPITEQRLDSTSNYIISTEIESCSDSPGRHTCTMPDIDKQHIVSKDILLPINKEEPCMNQPVTEFPQDLNKQGVGSKNSSQVLTHMEFYNNPAKPNSTAPLNAEDNHENADIAGNAPCSLLDHQTLVNSTPTAHPLNISKTTLTELSDDEDIVLDVVNISEDEAPFEFDKDKADSSGDGDGNSSVEEDSSYDSTSDSETTDDTMDMSTEDDDDDVESFEDDDGKSNEIHHKIRTAKLKKKIKHLTNLIRNSRDVPVHELEKRLNHTEKERLRRDEMRHAFAALKKALNVEERVRMCNHDILNQARLTISALKDRSQCLEERKKALLQRQSSYLRQIAELSEKSKARDKARLEKKCAQQKQLDSQKTQQTSVPGPLVNRRRVDSDGNRLPPRFGLWKAPNYIRKRSKKSLRQPPVLATEAVDESPDSPGNHTVGGPLVKPEELVRTVIAQNPTVLPPLCKTHQEKIVSTEKKPAEKRSLPKIVLQSFGKTDTVKLTNDIRTSRSSSTEVFKSAELLTDGNLDPQVQNKEMEKGSATGASNVMEKSLVEEHSNTESPAPSSEVTGIDVQNKTLSKLENKQASSAMVKVRKKRRQTEVVIEEALSNPDVLGPRKLRQRSPAVTGGATSGSAANKRKRII, encoded by the exons ATGGAGGGTGATGGAACTGAACTCACACTGGAAAAGGAGAGACTGACAGAAGAGGCATGTCTTATCTCCACTCCACACTTGGTGTCTCTGGTTTTGAAGCCAGGCGAAATTGGCAAGTGTGGCAGAAACCAGACAAACCAACAAGTTACTTTGTCCCCAATTACACTTACTCAAAGCTCAACCCAAGAAAGTCACACAGGCAGTGGCATTAAAGTTACTCTGGAGAATGAATCGGTTTGGAGTCGGTTTCACAGCTTGGGCACAGAGATGATCCTCACAAAGCAAGGCCGGCGGATGTTCCCCTGCTGTCGCTTTAGGCTGAGTGGATTAGATCCACAAAGGAAGTACTTTCTGGTTATGGATATCATGCCTTTAGATGATTTTACCTACAAATGGAATGGAAAGTCCTGGGAGCCTGTTGCAGTGGACGAGCCTCATGTGCAGGGACAGATATGTGTTCACCCAGAGTCGCCAGCCCTGGGCCAACAGTGGATGGATAGCCCTGTGTCCTTTTACAAAGTAAAGCTAACCAATGACTCCACGGACCAAGACGGCTGTGTGCTTTTGCGTGCAATGCACCGTTATCTACCACGGCTGCGTATTGTACCTTTCGATCCAGATTCAGGTGGGACTATTGTACTCGATAGTCCAAAAGTTAAGATATTTAGCTTCCCTCAAACAGAGTTTTATGCAGTTACCAGCTACCAGAACCCTCAGATCACTCAGCTTAAAATTGACTGTAACCCTTTTGCAATGGCCTTCAGAGAAGACAGCCAGAGTATTCGTTTGCTGCAAGACAAACTCAAGCCCTGCTCTTCTGTTGGATCACACTTTCGATCTCCTTTTCTAAGTTTGGCCCGGAATCTCAGTGGAAAAAGGAAAGAGGGTGCAGTAAAAAGCACCATCTCGACCTGTATTCAAAACAACAG aAAAAGAGGTCTTTCTGCAGAAACAGAAACTCGTAAAGAGGGAGACGGCATCTTGACTAAAATGAAAAATGCCATTTTAAGTAGTTCAAATGATACCGACTGCAGTGAAAATGACAGAGGAAATGAAACCGGGGTGTATAAATGTCCAGCGGAACCTGTGCTGAATGAGCATGTGGCACCTTTGGAATTTGAAACAAGTGTAACTGTGCCTTTAGAAGAACCCTTGCCAAGTGCTGATGAACCGGTTCCTCCCATAAGTAGCACTGAAAATTCTAAATCTTCTGAGTCTTTTGAGCATGATGTTAGTTCTCACATAGGCTGCAAAGACAGTGACTCACCTACAGAATCATCCATGTCTGCTCCGAGTCCTCAGACTCCAGGGCAAATAAAGTCTGCTGCTGCTTCCATGCCTGGACCACCTTTCCTTAATGGTAGTCAAGTACATGAGCGAAAACCAGGCCACCTGTTTAGACTTAGACGTTTTCAGAGGCGCAGGAAAGCTAAATCTAAACGGTGGTCTAAGACAAAGTATACAAAACCCCCTCCTGCAGTTGTGCCGCCTAGCGTTCCTTTGCACCCAGACCTTGAAGATGTGGAGGGAATGTTGTTTGTATCTTTTGTTGCAAAG GAAGCCTTAAATACTCCTGttgaaaacaaaaaggaaagtgAATCGTCTATGCCTTCACCATCTCCAACACATGGTCCGTCAGATAATCATGAAGCTGAAG ATGTCAATCTTTCTGTGACGGAAAGAATTGCCAAATTGGAGGAAATTTTACTCCTTCATCTAAAACAgcaaaaacacagacaggtcATTCACCCATGCCTGCAAGACG TTGGCATGAAGTTGAGCCTTCTGGATCCAAAGTTACCTATAGACTTGCAGTACCTTGGTGTGCACTTGCCCCTTTCTCCACCTCTTCATGAGGGTTTGGATAAAATGAATCCCATGAGCCTGTCACCTTCTCctg ATGGAGCTGGATGTTTTGTGTCACGGACAGGGAAGACGAACGATCCCACGAAGATAAAAGGCTGGAGAGATAAATTTAAGACCAACACAGTACAGAGTGCAACTGAAG GTCTGAAAAACAGTTCAGCATTCTGCAGTGAAATGTTGGATGCATATCTTGAAAACGAGGCCCAGCAAATCAGCGACCGTGTTGCTGTGTTCTCTAAATGCTCTGCCTCACCAGTATCATACCAGCTACCTTCAAAAAGCAGCAGTTATGTGGTTACTCTGGATAGTCTACTCAAGGCTAGATCTGCCTCATCGAAGAAGGACTGCAGCAAACCGACGGACAAAATTCCGCCCAGATCTCCACTTAGAGGATCTCCGAACACTGCAGTACCTTTGTCTTCAGCAGGATCTCATTATAGATTACGAGgaaaccgagagagagagagagaatttacacCTTCATTTCAGGCACATCAACATGCAGTGTCTTCACTGCAATCCAGCAAATCCAGAAGATTCGTTTCTAGAGGTGGAATGAAGAAACAACCTGGCAGATGGAACTCCAGTGCAGAGACAGCAAGACATATCAGTAGTGTGCAGAGTCCCACGATCCCTGTAAAAGTCAAAAACAAGGTGTTGCTTCAAGAGTTCGAGAAAGAGGCAATGTTTGATGGTAAAGTtcgtacacacatcactactgaGAGAGCAAAATTTGCTCTTACCGCTGTGCTTAATTTCAAG AAATCAGGTAAAAGGCCTAGGTACAACATGCACCATAAAAATGAGAATGCGTGTCCTGAGGATTTCTGTTGTTTGGGCTGCGTGTGTGATAGCCTGCACAGGGAAGTCCGAGGGCCTACACACTGCCGGAGAGTTGAGTGCATGTTTGAATGCAGCTGTTTCAAACACAAGGTCCTTCTGCTCCACCCTTTAAGAGAGACAGCAAGTGTTCAGCGGGGAAGGAAGAGTGCAGTAATGGCTTTTC CTATCGCCGACCCAGAGAGGGAACCCAGACCACCACCTGCACCTAGTATCACCACCTTATGGAAAAGGAAAACAGGAGAACATGATCCTGAGCCAATATTTATTCCAGCTCCTCCACGTTCTTCTAAAAATGTGTCCCATTTACATACCAGTCTAAACTATTCCTCTAATCAG GTGCGGGAGGAAGATAAAGATCCTGTGTATCTGTATTTTGAGAGTATGATGACATGTGCTCGTGTGAGAGAGTACAACAGTAATCCACCACCTCAGATACACATGTTCCCCAGCAAAAAAGAAATGACAGAAGATGAAGAGCTT AATGAAATTGCAGAAGCATCTAATCTGGCTTCCTCTCAGATAACATCAG AAACAAATCCCACTGAGAGTCCAGCAAAGCCCAAGCCTACTAAACTGCTGGAAAtcctgtctgagtgtaactgggAGCCTCATCGGAGTTTGGTTTTGAACACGCTGTTCCGACGCATGAACAGCAACCTCCTGTCCGAGCCTTTCTGCTTTGGCATGTACAAAATACAGCTTCTTTCTACTATCATCAAAGGAGAAGACAGGTCCTCTACAATTACTTACAAGGTGTGCATCTCCCGGGCGGATGAAAAGGAGATGACTGATGACTTGCAGCCGCCAGTGAAGAAGACGATGAAAAAACAAAGAGTGAAAGGTGTTGAAACCAAAGTATCAAAAACCTGTGAAACACAAGCTCAGAGAG CAACAGAGGACACTGATTCTAGGAGAATGAGTAGTGCATTGGAGGAAgagcaacaaaaaaatctcCTCTCTAAGAGACTGTTAAGGTCTTTGCCCTTCCTTACCCATGCTGCAACTGTTGGTTGTCTCACGGCATATAAAAAGAAACCTGGAGGCCCTTCTCATGGTCTAATTAAG GTAAATGGCAAATCATATGCTAAAGCGAAAGTCCTTTTGGGCCAACTTGGAGCTTTACATCCAGTGAATCGCTTTGCAGCTTTCGTCACTGGCAGGCTACTGCCTGTAGGTCAGACTAAAGATGTAGGTGATGTCACCAAAGCTTGTCCTCCCAAAGCCCCTCTCAAGCCAAGTTCCCAAGCCAGTGCACCTGAGCCTAACACCACATCCAAAAACAAAAGATCAGACATTAGTCACATGAAAGCCATGAAAAGTGTGG GCCCACCCCCTGGCAAAACTCCCATTGTGCCTGATGGCACCAGATTTGTTCTTGTGCCAGTAACACCTTCCAACTCTGCAGCTGCTCCTTCAGCAGAAACTGTTTCTAGTTCCACCCTCCCACCTGGCCAGCAAGTGGTTCTGCAGCCTGTTCCAGGGTCAAACTTTTTATGTCAGTACAATGGCCAAATGATCCAACTAAAGCCCATCAGCACTGAGCCTCATGTTCAGCCACAGCCTAGTTCTGTCAGTGAAG GTAGCACTTCACAAGTTCTACAAACAGCAGACAACACATGCCTGCCAAAAGACACCAGATCTCTGCAGATGCCTTTGATCTCTACTCCTTTATCAAAAATTGTGCCCAAGCCTTTGTCGGAGGTTTCACCCAAAGTGCTCTCTCTGTCAGCAAAGAGTGGCATGAACATTGCCAGTGGCATGTCAGCCTTTAATTTACAGTCGAGTTTTCCAGGTAAAACAGGGACATTCTCTTTTCGAATATGCCCGCCTAATGGAGGGAAGCCTGTACGATCAGAGCATGGTGTTAAGTCTCCTGAACCCTCTGCTGACACTTCTCCTACTGTGCTACTTCCTGGAGGTTTCACCTTGATTAAACTCTTTCACACTGCTGTGCCAGCTGTTCCTGCAAATGTCACTTCGGCTGCTTTTCATCCAGCTGAAATCCCGCAGAATGATGAAAGTATTAGGAAATCTATCGTACAGAGTTGCTCCCCCAGCCTCGAACAAAATGGTCAAGTTTCAGAAAGCATTTCCAATCCAGATCTTTTTGAAACATCAAACTCCGGTTTAAGCCAGAGTAGCATGGACCTTCCCTCAGAAAGTATTATCAAAGAGGAGTCTGAGGAACACTTCTCTGAGTCAGAAAATACACTGTCGCCAAGCAAGTACAACTGGGCACCTGACGGTGCTGTGATGGTACACACAAGTGATATGGATATGGATATGGATGATTGGCCACCCAATGGAGCAGAGCGAATTTTGTGGATAGACTCTGCcgatgaagaggaggatgaaATCCCACCTGCAGTGGAAGCCAGTGAGTCAAAGACCACAACAACAGAAGCTAACTTTAGTAGCTGTGATGAAGAGCCTCAAGTAGTTAatctgtgttttaataaaaaagagaCTCCCCTCATTCACAACAAGGATTTGCCACCTAAAGATGATGTGTGTTCTAAAAGCGCTCCTGCTGATGAACAGAAACTTTATCTTGATTCTAGCATATCCAGTAGTGACCAAGAAAATGACTGTGATCCATTCACAAATGCAAATATTACCAAACAAGAGCCACCGTTCTTAATTCCCATTATAAAAATTGACGATAATGAACCAACACAGATATTCTCTGGCTCCCATAATAGCAGTGAACAAGTTATGTTTCAAGAAGATTGTCCTTCAGTTCACATTAAAAATGAGCCAAATAACACACCATGTATGGACATGGCTGGTAATGAGCCTGACATGAAGGACCAAGGGCTTCTAGCTGATAATAGCACTTTACGTATCAGTAGAATAGAAACTTTAAACAATCAAACAGCAGAGAATACATTTCTCAAACACATTCCTATCACGGAACAAAGGCTTGACTCTACTAGTAATTACATTATATCTACAGAAATAGAATCATGCAGTGACTCACCAGGGAGACACACATGCACCATGCCTGATATTGATAAACAGCATATTGTCTCAAAAGATATTTTACTACCTATCAATAAAGAGGAACCCTGTATGAATCAGCCAGTGACAGAATTTCCACAAGACCTAAATAAGCAGGGTGTGGGCTCTAAAAATAGTTCACAAGTCCTCACTCATATGGAGTTTTATAATAATCCAGCCAAGCCCAACTCCACAGCTCCACTGAATGCTGAAGACAATCATGAGAATGCTGACATTGCTGGTAATGCTCCATGCTCTTTACTGGATCATCAGACACTTGTGAACTCCACGCCTACAGCACATCCGCTAAACATATCTAAGACCACACTGACAGAGCTGTCTGATGACGAAGACATTGTTCTGGATGTGGTGAACATAAGTGAAGATGAAGCTCCatttgagtttgacaaagaTAAGGCCGATTCAAGTGGCGATGGTGATGGGAACTCTAGTGTTGAAGAGGATTCCAGTTATGACTCCACTAGTGACAGTGAAACTACAGATGACACT ATGGACATGTCgactgaagatgatgatgatgacgttgAGTCGTTTGAGGACGATGACGGCAAAAG CAATGAGATTCACCATAAAATCAGAACAgctaaattgaaaaaaaag aTTAAGCATCTCACAAACCTTATAAGGAATTCAAGAGATGTGCCAGTGCATGAGCTAGAAAAACGTCTGAATCACACTGAAAAAGAGCGTCTTCGCAGAGATGAAATGCGTCATGCCTTCGCTGCGCTGAAAAAAGCACTGAACGTTGAGGAACGAGTCCGAATGTGCAACCACGACATTCTAAATCAG GCTCGACTCACGATTTCGGCTCTCAAGGACCGGAGCCAGTGCTtagaggaaaggaaaaaagccCTACTTCAGAGACAGTCTTCCTATCTCCGCCAGATTGCAGAACTATCTG AAAAGAGCAAGGCCAGAGACAAGGCACGTTTGGAGAAAAAATGTGCACAGCAAAAGCAGCTCGACTCCCAAAAAACTCAGCAGACATCAGTTCCAGGACCTCTAGTAAACCGTCGACGGGTAGACAGTGATGGCAACAGACTCCCACCACGTTTTGGACTCTGGAAAGCCCCTAATTATATACGCAAAAGATCCAAAAAGTCCTTGCGGCAGCCTCCTGTTCTTGCCACAG AGGCTGTGGACGAAAGTCCTGATTCACCAGGCAATCACACCGTGGGTGGACCTTTGGTTAAACCAG AGGAGTTGGTGCGGACAGTTATCGCACAGAACCCCACTGTCCTACCTCCATtatgcaaaacccatcaagagAAAATTGTCTCAACAGAGAAGAAGCCAGCAG AAAAACGATCATTGCCAAAGATTGTGTTGCAGTCCTTCGGCAAGACTGACACCGTAAAGCTCACAAATGACATAAGAACATCTCGATCAAGTTCTACCGAAGTCTTTAAATCCGCTGAACTGCTAACAGATGGTAATTTAGATCCGCAAGTCCAAAAcaaagaaatggaaaaaggCAGTGCAACAGGAGCCTCAAATGTGATGGAGAAGTCTCTAGTGGAAGAACACTCGAACACAGAGAGCCCAGCTCCGTCATCAGAAGTCACTGGAATTGATGTCCAAAATAAAACTTTGTCCAAGTTAGAGAACAAACAAGCCTCTTCAGCTATGGTaaaagtgaggaaaaaaagaagacagacTGAAGTAGTCATAGAAGAGGCCTTATCCAACCCTGATGTCTTAGGACCCAGGAAACTGAGGCAAAGATCCCCTGCAGTTACTGGAGGGGCCACAAGTGGAAGTGCAGCAAATAAAAGAAAGAGGATTATTTAG